A genomic region of Cannabis sativa cultivar Pink pepper isolate KNU-18-1 chromosome 1, ASM2916894v1, whole genome shotgun sequence contains the following coding sequences:
- the LOC133032153 gene encoding uncharacterized protein LOC133032153 — MKHTLAGLWKPGKGLFVKELGPNLFLFQFYHEIDIKRVINGSPWTFNRLPLIFGRVPRGGDPKAVKLNQLDMWVQIHGLSTGFMTEKIVSTAANYIGSFVESDPKNYNGLWRDYLRVRVTVNIDVPLKRRMKLKKTGGEWFYANFKYEFAPTFCFICGLIGHSENFCPKLFDTPEDEIVKPYGSFMRAQPRRKNYLLNSQYLRTGTEADEQFDQASPVRHEEEDERPAMQTGKLPCLEFENNSQSKVVDDIPDLVEDGNIPLNENLTHNGNKINISKSSVNERGKSVVFGNHVPSGKGPSSLFLGGIIGPLGGQGGRGPSTESKKRRQQEGVGGPDYVDMEAEDSADMDVNGLSKNEFEVGSALGPTAL, encoded by the coding sequence atgaaacATACGTTGGCTGGGTTATGGAAGCCGGGCAAAGGCTTGTTCGTCAAGGAATTGGGGCCGAACCTTTTTCTATTTCAGTTTTACCATGAGATCGACATTAAGCGTGTTATTAATGGTAGTCCTTGGACTTTTAATAGGCTACCATTGATATTTGGCAGAGTTCCACGAGGTGGAGATCCGAAAGCTGTCAAACTCAATCAACTGGATATGTGGGTACAGATTCATGGCCTTTCTACGGGATTTATGACGGAGAAAATTGTCTCTACAGCTGCAAACTACATTGGCTCCTTTGTTGAATCGGATCCTAAGAATTACAATGGTCTTTGGCGGGATTATCTCCGAGTCAGAGTGACGGTAAACATTGATGTCCCATTGAAACGACGAATGAAGCTTAAGAAAACAGGTGGTGAGTGGTTTTATGCCAATTTTAAATATGAATTTGCTCCGACGTTTTGTTTTATCTGTGGTTTGATAGGTCATTCAGAAAACTTTTGCCCTAAGTTATTTGATACACCTGAGGATGAGATTGTCAAACCTTATGGGAGCTTTATGCGTGCGCAACCACGAAGGAAAAATTATCTATTGAACTCTCAGTATTTGCGTACGGGTACGGAGGCCGATGAGCAGTTTGACCAAGCATCCCCGGTGCGACATGAGGAGGAGGACGAGCGACCAGCCATGCAAACTGGGAAGTTACCTTGCTTGGAGTTTGAGAATAATTCCCAGTCAAAGGTGGTTGATGATATTCCAGATTTGGTGGAGGATGGGAATATTCCTCTTAATGAAAATTTGACCCATAATGGCAACAAGATTAATATTTCCAAGTCTAGTGTCAATGAAAGAGGAAAGTCAGTTGTGTTTGGAAATCATGTGCCAAGCGGGAAAGGTCCATCTTCACTTTTCCTTGGTGGAATTATCGGTCCACTTGGAGGACAAGGAGGCCGTGGGCCTTCTACTGAGTCCAAAAAAAGGCGTCAACAAGAAGGGGTTGGTGGGCCTGACTATGTTGATATGGAAGCGGAGGATAGTGCTGATATGGATGTTAATGGACTCTCAAAAAACGAGTTCGAGGTGGGTTCTGCTCTAGGGCCCACGGCATTATGA
- the LOC115705512 gene encoding protein TIFY 3B: protein MVIENRSDSDGVRLEEEPKISHVELKKGEEEKELDRNDDSKSIFQPLSESRSETMPKSASNTAPAAQLTIFYGGCVKIFDGIPEEKVNEIIRMAAATAAAIKSSNMNNMEADNASSSPVPPRSPAIQNAAAVGSLLAQLCPAQKSSLNKLQAEFPIARRHSLQSFLEKRRNRLVSKSPYPSSPMMKVENDSVV from the exons ATGGTGATAGAGAACAGATCTGATTCTGATGGGGTAAGGCTTGAAGAGGAGCCTAAAATTTCCCATGTAGAGCTGAAGAAGGGAGAGGAAGAAAAAGAGCTGGACAGGAATGATGACTCCAAATCAATTTTCCAGCCTTTGTCTGAATCCAG ATCTGAAACAATGCCAAAATCTGCTTCAAACACTGCACCTGCGGCTCAGCTTACCATCTTTTATGGTGGGTGCGTCAAGATCTTTGATGGAATTCCTGAAGAAAAG GTCAATGAAATTATACGTATGGCTGCTGCCACTGCTGCTGCCATTAAGTCCAGCAATATGAATAATATGGAGGCTGATAATGCCTCTAGTTCACCAGTTCCTCCGAGGTCTCCTGCAATTCAAAATGCGGCTGCAGTGGGTTCTCTTCTTGCCCAGCTTTGCCCTGCTCAGAAGAGTTCCCTTAACAAACTGCAAGCTG AATTTCCAATTGCAAGAAGGCACTCCCTTCAGAGTTTCTTGGAGAAGCGCCGGAACAG GCTGGTAAGCAAGAGCCCATATCCTTCTTCACCAATGATGAAGGTAGAAAATGACTCAGTTGTCTGA
- the LOC115705511 gene encoding protein FATTY ACID EXPORT 2, chloroplastic: MAEALLGVSQTFLLLQPKIRFSCLSSGGAPALLSRSSRTSFGSSNLLRVHHHQKLLCTAVVSDPRSSNTFTVDSATKEVDIQLDTGGGDGNGFGDRGDSGGGGGGGGDNSNSNEGEGEGESHENSKKKMALSMSQKLTLGYAALVGVGGLMGYLKSGSQKSLLAGGISASLLYYVYTQLPTNPVFASSLGLGLSAALLVVMGSRFKRSGKIFPAGVVSIISFIMTGGYLHGILRSAH; the protein is encoded by the exons ATGGCAGAGGCGTTGTTAGGTGTTTCACAGACCTTTCTTCTGCTTCAACCCAAAATCCGATTCTCCTGCCTATCCAGCGGCGGAGCTCCGGCACTGCTTTCGCGCTCGTCTAGAACGTCCTTTGGTAGCTCTAATCTTCTCAGAGTTCATCATCATCAGAAGCTTCTCTGCACTGCAGTTGTCTCTGACCCCAGATCCTCTAACACCTTCACTGTCGACTCGGCCACTAAGGAGGTCGACATTCAATTGGATACCGGCGGTGGTGACGGAAACGGTTTCGGTGATCGAGGCGATAGCGGTGGAGGCGGTGGTGGTGGAGGTGATAATAGTAACTCCAACGAGGGTGAGGGTGAAGGCGAATCGCACGAGAATAGCAAAAAGAAGATGGCTTTGTCAATGTCTCAGAAATTAACTCTTGGGTATGCTGCCCTTGTTGGAG TGGGTGGTCTTATGGGCTATTTGAAGAGTGGCAGCCAGAAGTCGTTGTTGGCAGGAGGAATATCAGCCTCTTTACTCTATTACGTTTATACTCAGCTTCCCACCAACCCTGTGTTTGCATCATCTTTGGGACTTG GCTTGTCTGCTGCACTACTAGTAGTGATGGGTTCTCGTTTTAAGAGATCAGGGAAGATATTTCCTGCTGGTGTCGTATCCATTATCTCGTTTATAATGACTGGTGGCTACTTGCATGGGATCCTACGCAGTGCTCACTGA
- the LOC133032135 gene encoding uncharacterized protein LOC133032135: MECFKAQMQEWTYNNRKEAQKCTTRLTPSSEKKLIGNYVQSLRLTVKPANQNLFEVIDEDRTRIVNLKEKTCTCNRFQKDEMPCNHAVAVMKDLNINTYNYCAQYYTSKAWLQTYEETVYPVGNVREWELPEFFEDIIVLPPKERIKSGRPRKRRMAAAWETKKQNKCDKCGQKGHNKKTCRRITA; encoded by the exons ATGGAGTGCTTCAAGGCACAAATGCAAGAGTGGACATACAATAATAGAAAGGAGGCACAAAAATGCACAACAAGGCTGACACCATCGTCTGAGAAAAAACTCATAGGGAACTATGTACAGTCATTGCGACTAACA GTGAAACCAGCAAACCAAAACCTGTTTGAGGTGATAGATGAAGACAGAACAAGAATAGTAAACTTGAAGGAGAAGACGTGCACATGCAATAGATTTCAAAAAGATGAAATGCCATGTAACCATGCAGTCGCCGTCATGAAGGACTTgaacataaacacatacaactaCTGTGCACAATACTACACATCAAAAGCATGGCTGCAAACATATGAAGAAACAGTATACCCAGTTGGAAACGTAAGAGAATGGGAACTTCCAGAATTTTTTGAAGACATCATAGTGTTGCCTCCAAAGGAAAGAATCAAGTCTGGAAGGCCGAGGAAAAGAAGAATGGCAGCAGCTTGGgaaacaaagaaacaaaacaagTGTGACAAGTGTGGACAAAAGGGACATAACAAAAAGACCTGCAGAAGAATTACAGCATAG
- the LOC133032129 gene encoding uncharacterized protein LOC133032129: MFFKTCFGHFLNLPDFKVQPQVFHGLLLREVQQPNDAELWVMIRGVRLRFSIEEFALITGLDCEGDCSVLDFKQDVNSFCEKYWPTSSFITKESVRECFTTKRWGDSDEDAVKLAVLYFVEWFLLSGTKHKNVPKSILDVVDSGRYNEFAWGRSSFELTISSLKGKLDSWVEGVRKARSSGKRPSVFYTLIGCPHVLQIWFYECCKYMKGKYCQKENSRIPRITQWTCNSQPTFKVLKTTIFDVSKDKLQLSNMRPTAGEFKALKLSSFKFDTDYNSYKSLPVPEEPSVAQSDISVKLDAFSEKFDGLEVKIDLLHTSQQKISSDLVELKEFVSAQFVSFGAQMASMQTQFFTVFADSYAKDKGSDSSNDDGGSGNEEDFDLDESEETDDNEEENVMGDEEGEGSEGEEKDGQADEDSESKEKNDKGSDDECTDSEEKNFVDFNDGPTQIDVEATVQSGVKAVEIMVMLLLCCFLVV; the protein is encoded by the exons ATGTTTTTCAAAACCTGTTTTGGACATTTCCTTAACCTTCCTGATTTTAAAGTTCAACCGCAAGTGTTTCATGGGTTGTTGCTCCGGGAGGTTCAACAACCTAATGATGCTGAGTTGTGGGTAATGATACGCGGTGTTAGGCTTAGGTTTAGCATTGAGGAGTTTGCTTTGATTACTGGGTTAGACTGTGAAGGTGACTGTAGTGTTTTAGATTTTAAGCAAGACGTTAAtagtttttgtgaaaaatattgGCCAACTTCGTCCTTTATCACTAAGGAATCTGTTAGGGAatgttttaccaccaagaggtggGGTGATTCTGATGAGGATGCTGTGAAGTTGGCAGTTTTGTATTTTGTGGAATGGTTCTTGCTTAGTGGCACTAAGCATAAAAATGTACCTAAGTCTATTTTAGATGTTGTAGATAGTGGGAGGTACAATGAATTTGCTTGGGGCCGGAGTTCTTTTGAACTGACTATTTCCTCATTGAAGGGTAAGCTTGACAGTTGGGTTGAGGGTGTTAGGAAGGCAAGGAGTTCGGGAAAGAGGCCGAGTGTTTTTTACACTTTGATTGGTTGTCCTCATGTTCTTCAAATTTGGTTCTATGAGTGTTGTAAGTACATGAAAGGTAAGTACTGTCAAAAGGAAAACTCTCGTATTCCAAGGATCACTCAGTGGACATGCAATAGTCAGCCTACTTTCAAAGTTTTGAAGACTACTATTTTTGATGTTTCCAAAGATAAG CTGCAACTATCAAATATGAGGCCCACGGCtggtgagttcaaagctttgaaactGAGCAGTTTCAAGTTTGACACTGACTACAACTCTTACAAGAGTCTTCCTGTTCCCGAAGAGCCTTCTGTTGCTCAGAGTGACATTTCTGTCAAGCTTGATGCTTTTTCTGAGAAATTTGATGGGTTGGAGGTGAAGATCGATTTGTTGCATACTTCCCAACAGAAGATTTCatctgatttggttgagttgaaAGAGTTTGTGTCTGCACAGTTTGTTTCTTTTGGTGCTCAGATGGCTTCAATGCAGACACAGTTTTTTACTGTTTTTGCCGATTCCTATGCCAAG GACAAAGGCAGTGACTCTTCCAATGATGATGGTGGAAGTGGTAATGAAGAAGATTTTGATTTAGATGAATCTGAAGAAACTGATGACAATGAAGAAGAGAATGTTATGGGTGATGAAGAAGGTGAGGGTAGTGAAGGTGAAGAGAAGGATGGTCAAGCTGATGAAGATTCTgagtcaaaagaaaaaaatgataaggGCAGTGATGATGAATGCACTGATAGTGAGGAGAAG AATTTCGTTGATTTCAATGACGGGCCTACTCAAATAGATGTTGAGGCTACTGTTCAGTCCGGTGTAAAAGCAGTTGAGATTATGGTAATGTtgcttttgtgttgttttttggttgtgtaa
- the LOC115704678 gene encoding mitochondrial import receptor subunit TOM5 homolog, with translation MADSAVSLDKVKGFLYAQYNDEEKWALNVKLLRAVGLFAGSVVLMRNYGDLMAI, from the exons ATGGCGGACTCTGCAGTTTCACTTGACAAGGTCAAAGGCTTCTTGTACGCCCAGTACAACGACGAGGAGAAGTGGGCCCTTAACGTG AAATTACTCCGGGCTGTCGGTCTTTTTGCTGGATCAGTAGTTCTGATGCGAAACTATGGTGATCTTATGGCAATTTGA
- the LOC133032229 gene encoding uncharacterized mitochondrial protein AtMg00820-like, with translation MGVEMTEPKSYEEAMTDKDAKKWSKAMDTEMESLRKNRTWILVKKPKGKSIVSCKWLFKHKEGHTETDPKKFKARLVAKGFTQKEGIDFNEIFSPVAKYKTIRIILTIATQFDSGKLIKWM, from the coding sequence ATGGGAGTGGAAATGACAGAACCTAAGTCTTATGAAGAAGCTATGACTGATAAAGATGCCAAGAAATGGTCCAAGGCAATGGACACAGAGATGGAATCTCTGAGAAAGAACAGAACCTGGATACTAGTGAAGAAACCTAAAGGAAAGAGCATAGTGTCATGCAAGTGGCTTTTCAAACACAAAGAAGGACACACTGAGACAGATCCTAAGAAGTTTAAGGCAAGACTAGTGGCTAAGGGATTTACACAGAAAGAAGGGATAGACTTTAATGAGATATTCTCACCTGTGGCTAAGTATAAAACCATCAGAATTATACTTACCATAGCTACTCAATTTGACTCTGGGAAGttgatcaaatggatgtaa